The proteins below come from a single Crossiella sp. CA-258035 genomic window:
- a CDS encoding helix-turn-helix domain-containing protein — MYVLAGTLAAADLAVVTDACAELGLAVHHDDHEVADDVMLCALHRTGGEAVEPSPAEVRRRGGYPIAVLDSVSATGVLGALTEGYAFALATPLRRPRVVAALGYLKSVAPPEPAQRLTLAPGLLRSPSRQTPVTAAEAGLLRALANKPGQIVSRTELAGAAGDEDVNAVVSVLRRKLADIDSGAKILKVPHLGFRLVGTVEDTR, encoded by the coding sequence ATGTACGTGTTGGCCGGAACACTGGCCGCGGCGGACCTCGCCGTGGTCACCGACGCGTGTGCCGAGCTGGGCCTCGCGGTGCACCACGACGATCACGAGGTGGCCGACGACGTCATGCTGTGCGCCCTGCACCGCACCGGGGGCGAGGCGGTCGAGCCCTCCCCGGCCGAGGTGCGGCGGCGCGGCGGCTACCCGATCGCGGTGCTGGACTCCGTCTCGGCCACCGGCGTGCTCGGCGCGCTCACCGAGGGCTACGCGTTCGCGCTGGCCACGCCGTTGCGGCGGCCCCGGGTAGTGGCGGCACTGGGCTACCTCAAGTCGGTGGCCCCGCCGGAGCCCGCGCAGCGGCTGACCCTGGCGCCCGGTCTGCTGCGCTCCCCGTCCCGGCAGACGCCGGTGACCGCGGCCGAGGCCGGGCTGCTGCGGGCGCTGGCGAACAAGCCCGGGCAGATCGTCTCCCGCACGGAGCTGGCCGGGGCCGCGGGCGACGAGGACGTGAACGCGGTGGTCTCGGTGCTGCGGCGGAAGCTGGCCGACATCGACTCCGGCGCGAAGATCCTCAAGGTGCCACACCTGGGGTTCCGGCTGGTCGGCACGGTCGAGGACACCCGGTAG
- a CDS encoding methyltransferase, whose product MISVDGLGPTDYERADAARLTRLPQHDLLVMAGARFGDLAPWRHPEYLRAVAGLPEEQALAALFVLGRQVPEGSLPAPLLALLSHAKIVSVGSGLLSADYALVRLEGLTLLAAWRAAGREVGSYAPWVGTDTSTLCRLVAARRTARTALDLGCGTGALAMTAARNGARALAVDINPECLAATTFNAALNGLADRVAVRQADMAALDLGERFDLVISNPPFLPLRRGALGWLAGEGGPDGLDFVWAIVRQLPELLTERGEALVQFASFGDQRGPFCAAQLADELPGLGLSARMLLKPPTPPRWPAFAERDEQGNLAGDLGREYRAYVQSIGATHYHPCVLSLRPGDGGLTIGRYS is encoded by the coding sequence ATGATCTCGGTGGACGGACTGGGCCCCACTGACTACGAGCGGGCGGACGCGGCCAGGCTGACCCGGTTGCCCCAGCACGACCTGCTGGTCATGGCCGGCGCCCGCTTCGGCGACCTCGCGCCCTGGCGCCACCCGGAGTACCTGCGCGCGGTCGCCGGACTGCCGGAGGAGCAGGCGCTGGCCGCGCTGTTCGTGCTGGGACGGCAGGTGCCGGAGGGGTCGCTGCCCGCGCCGCTGCTGGCGCTGCTGAGCCACGCCAAGATCGTCTCCGTCGGGTCGGGCCTGCTCTCGGCCGACTACGCGCTGGTCCGGCTGGAGGGCCTGACGCTGCTGGCGGCCTGGCGCGCGGCCGGCCGGGAGGTCGGCTCGTACGCGCCGTGGGTGGGCACCGACACCAGCACGCTCTGCCGCCTGGTGGCCGCCCGGCGCACCGCCCGGACCGCGCTGGACCTGGGCTGCGGCACCGGCGCGCTGGCCATGACCGCGGCCCGCAACGGCGCGCGGGCGCTCGCGGTGGACATCAACCCGGAGTGCCTGGCCGCGACCACCTTCAACGCCGCCCTCAACGGCCTGGCCGACCGGGTGGCCGTGCGGCAGGCCGACATGGCGGCCCTGGACCTGGGCGAGCGGTTCGACCTGGTGATCTCCAACCCGCCGTTCCTGCCGTTGCGCCGGGGCGCGCTGGGCTGGCTGGCCGGGGAGGGCGGCCCGGACGGGCTGGACTTCGTGTGGGCCATCGTGCGCCAGCTGCCGGAGCTGCTGACCGAGCGGGGTGAGGCGCTGGTGCAGTTCGCCTCCTTCGGCGACCAGCGCGGCCCGTTCTGCGCGGCGCAACTGGCCGATGAGCTGCCCGGACTCGGCCTGTCCGCGCGGATGCTGCTCAAGCCGCCGACGCCGCCGCGCTGGCCCGCCTTCGCCGAACGCGACGAGCAGGGCAACCTGGCCGGGGACCTCGGCCGCGAGTACCGCGCGTACGTGCAGAGCATCGGAGCCACCCACTACCACCCCTGCGTGCTCTCCCTGCGGCCCGGCGACGGCGGCCTGACGATAGGCCGCTACAGCTGA
- a CDS encoding carbamoyltransferase C-terminal domain-containing protein → MLALGLGGSNHDFSAALVHEGGISVAIEEERLARRKYAVGVNSLANRGWRYCLDTHGARLAEVDVIVADDTLLPTCYFQFRGRTQLIRHHLAHAASAFYPSPFPEAAILVADGAGSMVDGHGVETLTLGVGHGTGIHELSKVYGTEWTTDGRHADRVYQAGDSNHSLGFLYKAVSHAIGFTLYEEGPWYLTEDGKTMGLAPYGGDRYLARFRRHLELLPEGRFALHLKGSDGLLEFLEHALDGLEGEERFARAADLAWAAQETLETALLHAARWLQRETGLTRLALAGGVALNSVANGKLLRHTPFTEVFAQPAAGDNGCAIGCAYYGYHQLVDRPRPRGPRPQTHTYLGRTHTDEELQAALAAAELPYRKVEHPARLAAALLPRGALLGWFTGGSEFGPRALGHRSILADPRRPEMKDILNSKVKHRESFRPFAPAVLAERCAEYFELDIESPFMLIVAPVREHRRAEVPAITHVDGTARVQTVTREANGSFYELVARFGELTGVPVVLNTSFNDRGEPIVETPEQALAFFGPSKLDYLFLEDYLVAHSEPELDTALAGTAG, encoded by the coding sequence ATGCTCGCGCTCGGTCTCGGTGGTTCCAATCACGACTTCTCCGCCGCCCTGGTGCACGAGGGCGGGATCAGCGTCGCCATCGAGGAGGAGCGGCTGGCCCGCCGCAAGTACGCCGTCGGCGTCAACTCGCTGGCCAACCGGGGCTGGCGGTACTGCCTGGACACCCACGGCGCCCGGCTGGCCGAGGTCGACGTCATCGTCGCCGACGACACCCTGCTGCCCACCTGCTACTTCCAGTTCCGCGGCCGCACCCAGCTGATCCGCCACCACCTCGCGCACGCCGCCAGCGCCTTCTACCCCTCCCCGTTCCCGGAGGCGGCGATCCTGGTGGCCGACGGCGCGGGCAGCATGGTCGACGGGCACGGGGTGGAGACGCTGACCCTCGGCGTGGGGCACGGGACCGGCATCCACGAGCTGTCCAAGGTCTACGGCACCGAGTGGACCACCGACGGCAGGCACGCCGACCGGGTGTACCAGGCCGGGGACAGCAACCACTCCCTCGGCTTCCTGTACAAGGCGGTCAGCCACGCCATCGGCTTCACCCTGTACGAGGAGGGCCCCTGGTACCTCACCGAGGACGGCAAGACCATGGGCCTGGCCCCCTACGGCGGCGACCGCTACCTGGCGCGGTTCCGCCGGCACCTGGAGCTGCTGCCGGAGGGCCGCTTCGCCTTGCACCTCAAGGGTTCCGACGGCCTGCTGGAGTTCCTGGAACACGCGCTGGACGGCCTGGAGGGGGAGGAGCGCTTCGCCAGGGCCGCGGACCTGGCGTGGGCGGCCCAGGAGACCCTGGAGACCGCGCTGCTGCACGCGGCGCGCTGGCTGCAACGGGAGACCGGCCTGACCCGGCTGGCACTGGCCGGCGGGGTGGCGCTGAACTCGGTGGCCAACGGGAAACTGTTGCGGCACACGCCGTTCACCGAGGTCTTCGCCCAGCCCGCCGCCGGGGACAACGGCTGTGCGATCGGCTGCGCCTACTACGGCTACCACCAGCTCGTCGACCGCCCCCGCCCGCGCGGCCCCCGGCCACAGACCCACACCTACCTCGGCCGCACCCACACCGACGAGGAGCTGCAAGCCGCGCTGGCGGCGGCCGAACTGCCCTACCGCAAGGTCGAGCACCCGGCCCGGCTGGCCGCGGCCCTGCTGCCCCGCGGCGCGCTGCTCGGCTGGTTCACCGGCGGCTCGGAGTTCGGTCCGCGCGCGCTGGGCCACCGCAGCATCCTGGCCGACCCCCGGCGGCCTGAGATGAAGGACATCCTCAACAGCAAGGTCAAGCACCGGGAGTCCTTCCGCCCCTTCGCCCCCGCGGTGCTGGCCGAGCGCTGCGCGGAGTACTTCGAGCTGGACATCGAGTCGCCGTTCATGCTGATCGTGGCGCCGGTCCGGGAGCACCGCCGGGCGGAGGTGCCCGCGATCACCCACGTGGACGGCACCGCCCGCGTGCAGACGGTGACCCGTGAGGCCAACGGGTCCTTCTACGAACTGGTGGCCCGCTTCGGTGAGCTGACCGGGGTGCCGGTGGTGCTCAACACCTCCTTCAACGACCGGGGCGAGCCGATCGTGGAGACCCCGGAGCAGGCGCTGGCCTTCTTCGGTCCGAGCAAGCTGGACTACCTGTTCCTGGAGGACTACCTGGTGGCGCACAGCGAGCCGGAGCTGGACACTGCCCTGGCGGGGACCGCCGGGTGA
- a CDS encoding radical SAM protein: MSLKDDYRAAMFANRDEHNRLRLLMNDMVIEEQLCQMRCSYCLTEDFNLLMNVPDAKFRLTTDRRADWHRILDAYHEQVDSPIMRLSGGEFFWLKGSTEFVAECSKKYEVVQVITNGVFLTDARLDALAALGNCQLCLSLDGHTLAMNAHRLPPKQHRLFEVIMRGLDGAVERGIPVEVQSVLSNVNVTGQAAFAEFLLQRYGSGAMLYFFPVRGEAKDNLAPPLGDHFAELLARYDELAPVLPPRAFVEHIGNQLRTGVRTLRCYATATMVQLFGQGDVSCCPYAWLKPMGNVTAEPQLIHEQFGKHQHYEMFMQPRPRFPYCRSCTGPIDVVNLYLLDHISDEEITRCAPYAGPRALARLRELKSTFAPVFGSA, translated from the coding sequence GTGTCTCTCAAGGACGACTACCGCGCGGCGATGTTCGCGAACCGGGACGAGCACAATCGGCTGCGGCTGCTCATGAACGACATGGTCATCGAGGAGCAGCTGTGCCAGATGCGGTGCTCGTACTGCCTGACCGAGGACTTCAACCTGCTGATGAACGTGCCGGATGCCAAGTTCCGGCTCACCACGGACCGGCGGGCAGACTGGCACCGGATCCTGGACGCCTATCACGAGCAGGTGGACAGCCCGATCATGCGGCTCTCCGGTGGTGAGTTCTTCTGGCTGAAAGGCTCCACCGAGTTTGTCGCCGAATGCAGTAAGAAGTACGAGGTTGTCCAGGTAATCACCAACGGCGTCTTCCTCACCGACGCCCGGCTGGACGCGCTGGCCGCGCTGGGCAACTGCCAGCTCTGCCTGTCCCTGGACGGGCACACCCTGGCGATGAACGCCCACCGGCTGCCGCCGAAGCAGCACCGGCTGTTCGAGGTGATCATGCGTGGCCTGGACGGCGCGGTCGAACGCGGCATCCCGGTCGAGGTGCAGTCGGTGCTCAGCAACGTCAACGTGACCGGGCAGGCCGCCTTCGCCGAGTTCCTGCTCCAGCGCTACGGCTCCGGCGCGATGCTGTACTTCTTCCCGGTGCGCGGGGAGGCCAAGGACAACCTGGCCCCGCCGCTGGGCGACCACTTCGCCGAGCTGCTGGCCCGCTACGACGAGCTGGCGCCGGTGCTGCCGCCGCGGGCCTTCGTCGAGCACATCGGCAACCAGCTGCGCACCGGCGTGCGCACCCTGCGCTGCTACGCCACCGCGACCATGGTCCAGCTGTTCGGGCAGGGCGATGTGTCCTGCTGTCCCTACGCCTGGCTCAAGCCGATGGGCAACGTGACCGCCGAGCCGCAGCTGATCCACGAGCAGTTCGGCAAGCACCAGCACTACGAGATGTTCATGCAGCCGCGGCCGCGGTTCCCCTACTGCCGCAGCTGCACCGGGCCGATCGACGTGGTCAACCTGTACCTGCTGGACCACATCTCCGATGAGGAGATCACCCGCTGCGCGCCGTACGCGGGTCCCAGGGCCCTCGCCCGGCTGCGGGAGCTGAAGTCGACGTTCGCACCAGTGTTCGGGAGCGCGTGA
- a CDS encoding PIG-L family deacetylase yields the protein MTELPDAWRPIALPHTEVTATGMSFLGRPVEPPVADPDLLARCDGSRALREFSSAEQDLLRHGHRAGLLVLAPPPRPRAGEAPVVVSPHPDDAVLALGGLLAARGGRVLDVFSVETWTSRPYYAARPELTTRLLVAEELVACRVLAAEPELLGFLDAADRPERAAGFLAPDPVAGHTGEPELFAALTARLAKELAGCAEVYLPLAVGGHVDHLACREAVLALAARGALRNSRLHFYEDQPYSLFTSAGELSAALAPRLRAAGLDRLQSRLLPMDAIAGQAKQEALKAYRIQVRAGIRRRVARYGRALGGPGAAAERVWS from the coding sequence ATGACCGAATTACCGGATGCGTGGCGGCCCATCGCGCTGCCCCATACGGAGGTCACCGCCACCGGAATGTCTTTCCTGGGCCGTCCGGTCGAACCACCCGTAGCCGATCCGGACCTACTGGCCCGCTGCGACGGCAGCCGGGCACTCCGCGAGTTCTCCTCGGCGGAACAGGACCTGCTGCGGCACGGCCACCGCGCCGGGCTGCTCGTGCTGGCCCCGCCACCCCGGCCCCGCGCGGGCGAGGCTCCCGTGGTGGTCTCCCCGCACCCGGATGACGCCGTGCTCGCCCTCGGCGGCCTGCTGGCCGCGCGCGGCGGCCGGGTGCTCGACGTGTTCAGCGTGGAGACCTGGACCAGCCGCCCCTACTACGCGGCCCGCCCCGAGCTGACCACCCGGCTGCTGGTGGCCGAGGAGCTGGTGGCCTGCCGGGTGCTGGCCGCCGAGCCCGAACTGCTGGGCTTCCTCGACGCCGCCGACCGGCCTGAACGCGCGGCGGGCTTCCTGGCGCCGGACCCGGTGGCCGGGCACACCGGGGAGCCGGAGCTGTTCGCGGCGCTGACCGCCAGGTTGGCCAAGGAGCTCGCCGGGTGCGCCGAGGTGTACCTGCCGCTGGCGGTCGGCGGGCACGTCGACCACCTGGCCTGCCGAGAGGCCGTGCTGGCCCTGGCCGCCAGGGGAGCGTTGCGTAACAGTCGCCTCCACTTCTACGAAGACCAGCCGTACTCGCTGTTCACCTCGGCGGGCGAGCTGAGCGCGGCACTGGCCCCACGGTTGCGCGCGGCCGGGCTGGACCGGCTCCAGTCGCGACTGCTGCCGATGGACGCCATCGCCGGGCAGGCCAAACAGGAGGCGCTGAAGGCCTACCGCATCCAGGTGCGCGCGGGCATCCGGCGGCGGGTGGCGCGGTACGGCCGGGCACTGGGCGGGCCGGGCGCGGCCGCCGAACGGGTGTGGAGCTGA